The segment GAGAAGCCATTTTCTGTATCTTACATACTCCAGAAGAGACCATCTCAAACAAGAAATCATCATATGCTCCTAcgcactggaagaaaaaaaaatcagcagaccTACCTAATGATCATGCAGGAAACACAAAacaactacttaaaaaaaactcACCTGTGACAGCCatccaacacacaaacaaaaggtGGAACCAACTGCCACAATTCCACAATGCACAGAATAACACCTCTGGGAGAAACCAAAGACACCACGACCAAGCACATGGACACCGACGACAACCCAACATCATCAACCTATCAAGACTGCTCCTAACCGGACCTGAAATATCTGTACACTCCAAGAGACTGAatttctgccccaccacagaACCTGATACCTTACTAGCATGTGGAGAACTAGAATAAATCTTGTGCTGACTCCATGACAACACTacccacagcttccacatccccACTGACAGTCCATAAGAAGAAAAAATCTGATTGGATCTCTCCCCCCATGGACAAAACCACACACTGGATCATTACATCAattgctttaagaaaaaaaattgactctGAAATCCTCAGcaaatgttaagtatcagagaggtagccgtgttagtctggatctgtaaaagcagcaaagaatcatgtggcaccttatagactaacagatgttttggagcatgagctttcatgggtgaatacccacttcgtcggatgcatgtagtggacatTAGGGCAGGTGTGTATATTATGCAAGCAAGACACGGAGAATAACAAGTTAGTTCTAATCAGGGAGTATAAGACCTGTTCTAGCAGttaggtgtgaaaccaaggagggaAATGGATTTTGTGATGCTGCCATAACGTCTTTGTATTATCCTGAGGACTGTGGTCCGTAATTTGCAGCTGTAATTTGAATCCAGCTAGTGCAATTTCTGTCAATTGAAGTTCGTGTCTGAgtcttttttgctgcagaatggcaCTTAGATCATTTAAGTATAGTGGGGCCAGGGAGGGTTGAAGTTCTCCTTCAGGTATTTTGTATGTTGCCATTCCAATAGTGACTTTGTGTCATTATCCTTTTCGGTAGAGATGTcgcagtttggcgatgtacataggaTAGTAGGGGCATTGCGTGGCATTATATAGGGTATATTACaaattggtggacgtgcagtgaacTGTAGCCCGATGATGTGTGTGGTCGTCTTGATCTTTTGTAGTGTGGTGATCAGGTAGCGCTGCGGTAGATATGTGATGGCAAGagtggcatcaaggtttgttgctgATTACGTTCTGAGCTGGAGATTACTATGGTGCGGTTGCAGCTTACGTGTGACGAATGTTCTTAGTGGCATGGTTGTCTGTGTGGTGAGAGGCCTGCCACGGTCGAAGCTTGTGAATAGGCTGGGATCTGATCCAGGATGGGTATGTAGTGCCCTGATGTGCGTTGGAGGGGTTTGAGCCTCGGCGGACATGTATGTTGATGAACAGTGGAGAGTCGTGGGTTTTTCTGGGATTTGTCTCGCACAGATGAGTGGCTTCTGGGTAACGTCTGGCTTGTTGACTCTAGATGATCCTTATTTCTctgtgcggtattgtagttttgagaatgttgTAGAGAGTTTCGTAGGTGCTGGTCTCTGTctaagggttagagcagatgcagttgtacctcagtgcttggctgtgcAATGGATCGTGTTGGTGGCCTAGGATGGAGCTGAGAGCAGGAAGTAGTATGCAGTCCGGTAGTATTACGAGTATAGGCTggtgttatgtgaccatcacttatttgtgcaccgtggtgtctaggaagtgccTCCTAGTATTAGATTGGTCTGAGGctaggttgatggtgggtggaactgttgaaatcgtggtggaattttccagcGTCTCTTCCATGGGTCCAGTAGTATATGGCGCGTAGGCAGTAAGGTGTGCGAGTGGAGCGCGAGAGGAAGCGTCTGACCATGGTTCGCCATAAAAatatggcatattgtggggccatgcggtgccatagcggtgccactagATCTGGAGATATTATGTCATCAAATtatgaaatagttgtgtgtgaggataataGGCGCAGAGTCAGTAACGTTGTAGCTGTGGCACATCAGGATACAGTTCTGACAGCTTGTGtgccatctgtgtgtgggatgtttgtgtttgtctacatccatgtggctaggatggtgtttctggaagGTACCAATAGCATTGATTTCtcggaaatcagtggtgtcacatgAGATagtggagtgctggtggcatgggtcgagtagagagtccacatttCAACAGTCCTTAGTGAGTGCATGCCGAGATGATGAGGCGACAGATTTCCAGGTTTGTGTTGGGTATGTAgaagaataaccctggtcggggcttcAAGGGTATGTTGGGtattccggtgttagtgtagggatgTCCTCAGTAGATATGCgttttcttagtgtattcctcagtgggatctgagggaagtggcctgtagaatttggtattggagagttgtctggcggcctccttttggtagtcagacctgttcatgatggcaacagcacctcctttatccaCCTCTTTGATGATAccgaggctgtggatggcattgcgttctgcacgacttaggttatgaggcaaacgatgttgtttttccacaatttctgcctgtgcatgtcGACGGAAGCATTCAGCAAATGTTATATCTGCCACAATCACTGCCACTGACAGAATAGCTATACAATCCCTGAAATCCCAACCACCAGATAGTgatcaaaccagcagacaaagTGGGTGCCATGATAGTCTCTATGTTGTGATGAGTACATCACAGAGAAAAACAGATAACTCAGGCACtacctagggtatggctacactcgaaacttcaaagcgctgccgcagaagcactttgaagtgtgagtatagtcgcagcgccagcgctgggagagagctctcccagtgctgtacgtactccacctcctcatggggtttagcttgcagcgctgggagccgtgctcccagcactgcggcactgtttacactggcactttgcagcgctcaggggggtgagagagttgcagcgctgtaaagcgccagtgtagccatggccctaGTGTAAAGAATTCAAAAAAGACCGCACACCACCATTTACAGAGGAGTTTAATGATAccatcaaatccttcctcaaacAGCTCCACGAAAAACTTTACAGTCTTATCACATACAAACCCAGGGTACCTTCCTTCTGCATGCTTCCCAGGATACACAAGTGAGGGAACATAGGCAGACCTTCCTAAATGGCCATGATGCTTTTCCTGAAGAAATATcaggactcatagaaaccatcctcaaaccacttaTGACACACAAGTTTCAGCTTCCTCTGAGATACAactgacttcctccagaaaccccacaacattaacaacctccctgAGAACACCACCCTTGCCAGCATAGATGTCATCTCCCTATataccaacatccctcacaatgatggCATTGCTTTTTGCCTTAGATACCCACAAGGTAATTTACAACACTCAGAAATCCACCTTAAATGCAGcatcaaactcatccatttcattctCGCCTGCAACAATGTTGCATTTAACAGACATTTTGTACAAACCATAGGAACAGCCCTGGGTATTAGGAGCCTCCCCAATATGCCAAACTCTTCATGGGTCACCTTGAGGAAGAACTTTTGAGAAAATCTGAGATATATCAATGATTGTCTGTGCAGAAGATTAAAATCTAAACTCTCTCATAGATTTCTACCATAACTTCAACTACCAtcacccatccatcaaactctccCTAGTGCACTCCCACACCAACATTGACTTCCTGAATACCACGATTAGCTTCAACAGTGGAACCCTACACACGACTATACAAGAAAGCCACAGATGACCACATTTGCTTGCCTTGAGAGATCCAGCAATCACCCCAGACACACCAAGAAATGTATCTACAACCAgttactcagatactacagtattTACTCAGAAAGGAAAGTGGGAtacacacttaaaactgccttcactaaACAAAGGcattccaccagagaagtagattgcgtCATGGAAAGGTCCACCCAAATACCCtgggagaacctgcttcaatacagaagaGAGAACCCACTGACTGCACACCCTTAGTTGTCACCTATAACCCTACTTTGGAACCCATATTGGGTATCCTCAAACAGTTACAATCCATATTTGATGGGAACCACATCCCCAAAGAAATGTTTCCCAACCCTGCTCTTCTGGCCTCCAAACAACTCCCCAACCTCTCCAGGTTCATTAGAAGCAAGCTCCACACCAACCAGGACACACTAACTCAAAGCTGCCTGAGCAGCAGATGCAAAACTTGCAAATATAccaccactgctacaatgatcaatacacctcacaacacacctttcaagattcatggcTTCTATACTTGCCTTGTCACATGTGGCGTACATCAACCAGTGTATCAAATGGCCCGACAACAGTTGTGTAGGTGAAATCAGACAATCGCTATGCTCTGAAATGAactcacagaaaaataataaaaacctgtggccaaacacttttcacaaggcAGTCGCTCCATATGTGACCTCTCaatccttgtcctcaaaggaaatccACAGAACATCTTCAAAAGGCGAGtttggaagcttaaattcataattctgctagacaccaaaaatcatggactcagacactggttttatggctcattacaacaatttgtaacacaccacATTGCCTGCTAACCATCAATTgcccatttcattttaaatagtttcctaCAGCATACTGAACCTGATTtgcttaacaatctgtctcaACTTGTATTTAGTTCCGACATTCTGTGAGGTTTggaagcttgtaccttccaccatcagaagttggttcagtaaacaCATGGCAGGAATAGTGGGTGTAATAAAACTGTGGTGAAAATGAATGGAATTCTGCTTTGCTATTCCGAGTCTTGGACCTGTCCACGTGTTAACATTCTGGAACAGAAGAGTTTGAGGAGACTGGCAAAGGCCAGTGGTGACCCTGATAGATGTGATTTAGAGTGTCTGTAAATTGGAACTGTTGACATTTAAAGCCCCTAACCATGTATGCCTTGGCTGCATTCAAGATCACCTCCTTAAACATCCCCTGATGGTTATTAGATCTTTGAAACAACAGGACTTGCAGAGATTCTGCCATTGCTTGTTCATTTAGTAGGTGATAGGGcctttatgtttttatgttcacTTCTACAGGAAGTGTCTAACCTGGAAGTACTATGCAAAGAAAATTCTTTACTTTCTACGacaacagaatattttaaaaaatctgaaggCGTATCTTGAACAACCTGGGGACCAACTGTCGTTTTTGGAAGGTGAGTATTGGCCTGAAAGAAGTCTCATGGTTTATTGTGATGGATTCATGAGGTTTGGTCTATCCCTTACCCTGTAACCCATGTCCTGGGAGTGTTTCTGCGGTGTGACAGACTCCAAGGATTCACGGGGAAGAGCTGTGGCCTCCACAACTCAGAAACTGGGCTTTCAGGCACCAGCCATCCTTGTCCCtttccagggctccctgcagtgagtCCAGCCAAGCCAGAGTCCTGGGGGAAACTCATTCACACTCCTTTAGGACAGTGTTCTGAGAGAGGATCTGCAGTGACACCAGGTAGCCTTTTCAGAACAAGGTAACTATATTGATTAATCACGTGCAATGCAGAGTCTGAAAGTCTTTAGGTTAGCATGAGAGAGGCAGGATATCATTCCTGTTGGTGGGAGTCAGGGCATTGCCATGCCCTGTTTCCCTTTTGTTTCCCAGTTCCAAGAGAGAATCTTCTCCTGTGTCCGTGTACCCTGGTCTTCATACAGACACCTTACACCTTCCCCCTTTGTTCTCCTATTTGAGGCCTTTGCTCTGCTTTCCTGCAGAGATGTAGGGGGAGTTTCCTCCTCCTTTAGGCTGTCTTTTGGGTGTGACTTTTCCAGGCCATTGGAGTTTCCATTGTCTCTCCTGGATAGGATTGCCAACTGTTCCTGTTTCgctgggagtctcctggaatcgggCTGTaccaatctgggagattttaggctgctaaaactccggcagcacagtggggctaaggcaggctccctggccctGCGCCTCTCCCAGAAGCAACTGTCACATCCCTgggcggggtgggagggaggtgtcTTTGCAGCTTCCCCTGTCCCGGGCACTGActcggcagctcccattggccacgaacTGCAGCAGgtaagggcagtgcacagagcccctgcctcccccaggggctgcagggatgtgctggccacttctgggagaagcgcagggccagggcaggcagggagcctaccttagccccgctgcgccactGACAGGGAGCTGCCCCCcgccactcccctgccccagcccagtgaaagtgagtgacagtgggaggagagtgagcaatggagggaggggggtggggcctcagaaggggcggggcaagggtgtttgagTTTGTGTGGTTAGACCATCGGCAACCCTAATGCTGGATCCTCCATTCACAAGGGTAGGCTCTGTTCAGTTAGTTAATTATTCTGCTCTCCAACCAACAAACaacttttcccttccctttactCTCAGGCCATttctgtgctgcaggaagtgtaGAGGCATAGCTGTGGTACCTTGGCTGTACCAGCATAATCCGATGGCATAAGTACAGCAACAGGAGGGTTTTTCCGTTGCTGTAGGAACACCAGCTCCCCAAGTGATGGTAGTTAAGTCAATAAAAACATTCTTCCATTTACCTTGCTTGTCTACCCCATGGGGGGCTAGATCAGCATAGAGTGTCTTTCAatgctgtcaagtatcagaggggtagccgtgttagtctggatctgtaaaagcagcagagaatcctgcggcaccttatagactaacagacgttttggagcgtgagctttcgtgggtgaatacccacttcgtcagacgcaggtacctgcgtctgacgaagtgggtattcacccacgaaagctcacgctccaaaacttctgttagtctataaggtgccgcaggattctcttTCAATGCTGTAACTACACGGACCTAAAACTTCACTGTAAACCAAGTCTCAGTGCATAGCTGTACAAAGgactgagggaaactgaggcgcacatATGACTCCCCCAAATGTTACCAAAATCCCTATGATAGTCACCATTATTAACAAGGTAGTGATTGAATGCTCTCTAGCTCAAACGGACTGTCAGCTGTTTGTATTTTTACTAGGTCTTGTTGAGTGATTGAACAATAGATCTGAGCTCTTTAGGTAGCTGAAATCCTCAAAAACTAATGCTATCTGCTTGGACTTGTGTCGGTGTCAAGATTTCATTTGTTTCTCTCCGTGCTGAGCCCTGTAATGCTCACAAATGCCAGTGGGAATGACTGGGAAAGCAAAAATACTTGTCAAACGTATGTGTATATGGCATGTCTGCCAGAAGGCCTCTAGGAGCCTGATTCAATAAATGTTTATCTATGCTTTTATAGACAAAATACCATCAAATATATGCAGAGGCAAAGCTAGCTATAGCTCACATTCAAGGGTATTTCCTTTGATCAATTATGCTAATATAGCTACCGTACATCTTGGTCCCAGTTCTCAGAACCCCTTGCATCTACTCTTTTAGTCCCATCAGATGTCTATGGAAATCACTGAGCAGACAGATTTTGCCCTTTtatcaaatgcattttaaaaaaatcaccattgTTATTTTGTACATAAAATATAATACTTCTGAATTTCTCTGTTGGTAAGAGAGGGAAAAGACCATATAACAGTGTGTTTAGTTGGCTGTTTTAATGAAAATGACTTAACGGTATCAGTTAAAACAAGCCAGACTGCAGACATACTCAGTGATGTGACATTTAGTACCTATGTGGCATGTTCTGAGGTAAGATGCACAATGATACCATTTCCTTGTTTTGATTTTGTGTTGTTTCAGCATTAACTTTTTTGGAGGTGTGGGAGGTGGATGGTTGGCTTTGTGTTCATTTCTGCACCAGCTTGGCTATTTGTTAGACTATGGAGATTTTTTATTAGGCACCTTGGCCTAAATTCAGCTGTCTGTATTCAGCAGAGCATTTAAACATATGCTTGAATTAAACACTTTGCTGTAAAAGAGACTCTGATAACTAGAACTGAGGTATATGGTAGCTGCATTGTTGTAATTGGTCAAAGTACATGAGCTTTAATGAGAGTTACAACTAGTTTTGCTTCTGTATATGTTTAATgatattttgtctaaaaatatTTCTGATGTTTTCATTTTGTCCTCAAATGTGTTAGaataaatatttacattccatGCATATTTGGCTAACTGAATGAAGATTAATGTTTAAACATTATGAAAGGTTTGTTTTTATACCATGTTTTGTAACCTCTTCCTGTATACAAATTAAATCTACACTTAACAACTGTCTTTCAACTTTGTTCATCAGGCTAACTCTGCAAAAGGAATCTGCTGTCATTTCTTTAAATCAAGTAATCTtacctttctttaaaatgtttgctcaCCATTGTAGTCTTAGGAGATGCACTTATGTGATTGTCCCAGGGGACAGTATTTATATAATATCAAGCAGCCTACTTCAGTACTATGTTAGCATAACGTAAGGTACTCAAATTACACTAGGCTTCTTAAAAATGAGgtgcagtttatttaaaaaaaaatcctaaacaacCTCCTTTTAAAGTTCTAATAGTGGAAACAAATGCTCTTTAAAGAAAACTTGCGGCATTACTGGACACATGCTTTTCCCAAAGTTCATACTCTTGAGCTACCTCATATAAGCCAGAAATAGAGAATTATGGAGAGAATATGTTTAAACTTTGGAAGTGGAGGGTTATCCCAAGATTTGGGGAAGAAGCAATCAGTCTTGGTGTGTACTCTAAAAATATGGTAAATGTAAAAGTTAAAACACAGTTTAGAGAGTTTATTTTGGTGTTATGAGTTAAAAGTGGTGATAGACTTTAGAGAAGGGAATGTGTTGGGGCAGGAAATGGAAGCCAAAGGCTGCCACTTTATGGGCTTTTTTAGAGGGGAATTCTGTGACTGATATTGCAGGAGGTGTTTTTGTCATGCGTATTGGGCTGCTGATGTATGTGGCACTTTGCAAAACTAGAAAAGACATGATCCCTTTTGCAGAGATCTTATAGACCTTCAGCAGTTAAATATAGTAAGGATAAGAAGTTGGACAATAGGGAGGTTTTGGAAAGAGCAGTGACAAGGCAACCAAGGAAGGATTCTTGggaaaagtgggtttttttcctcaagGAGTTTGACACAGGGCACTTGGACAAAAATAGGAGACTGTTCCAAGAATAGTGGATATATTAAATGAAGACATCATCAAAGGTGGGGGTAAGGGTCAAATGGAGCAATAAAGAGAGAGACCTGAAGGAATATAGGGAGCATGGCTGTAGCAGAAAGAAATCTGAGCAGAAATGGAGTTGGATTGAGAGTATGGAAGGCCTTAAAAGTTAGATTCTTGAGTTAGACATAAGTGACAGCAAAATGCTGAAAAGATtcaaagaggcagggaagagagatGACTGGTACAGAATTGATTTAATGCAGCTTCTCCAATTCTGTGTGAGGTTCCATTACTTCTGCTTTCAAGACACTGGGGGACAACTTAGCTCTAAAGAGCAGGAGGTTGCATACTTGAGATTCAAAATCTGAAAGTCTGAGAAGCGGTTGCAAGATGTAAATAAATGTATCTTTAAGTCAAAGTATCCATATCATTTCTGTCGGTGTCTCAGTTTTATGCATTTGGGTATGACTTTATATCAGAAccaatgaacatttaaaaaaaaagttgttatgCTAAAATATGTGCTTTTAAACTAAGAGCTGGCAAGTGAAGAACAGACCAAAAtcctatttttaaatagtttctgtTCCAGGTGCTGTTTTAATTGACCAGTACTGTAATCCTCTCTCAGACATCTGTCTAACAAGCGTCCAGGCGCAGGTTGACGATATTACAGACAAAGTTCGCAAAGTCCTGCGGACCAAAAACCCTAGGCATCCAAGCTTGGCTCCAAAGGCAGGTACTGTAGAAAAATGTGTTCTAGTTGGCCCTTTCAGAGTGATATCGCTGTAGTCTTGACCTTGCCTAAATAATGCTTATTTTGTTTAACTTACTCCATACTTTTTAAATAGTCTTAACATGGGGCTTGGGAGGTATCCTTTTCTTTCTTGGAGCCATTACAAACTGAACAGCAATGAAACCACACTCTGGAGTGTCTTCTAAGATCTGAAAGAGGGAAGTCTCTCCCATGAACCTCTTGAAGTGTTCTGTGAAGTTTGCTCTCTTTCACGGAATGAGCAGCCAGTGTGTGTGTCATTACTTAAGTAGTAATCTTTTCTCTCAGTCTTGTCACTCTGTATTCATTTTAGGAGAGGTCTTGATTGTTTCTGATGTGGAGTTTCAAAGGCAGGTACTGGATGCTATGAATTGTGTCCTCTATGAACAGTTAAAATACAAAGGAAATGAGATGGATTACTACAACTCCTTGAATTCATTCATTCACCAGGCAAGTGTGTATTTACTGAACCAGCCTAGGAAGCCACTGCTAGTACCAGTGTGAGAGAGAATTCTACTTACACTTTTTTGTCATGTTTCCATGAATGAGGAAGTAAAATAAACCTGTATGTACCAGTGTCACAGCATAGTATGTTAACTTTCTCTGCACTTGCTGCTAGGTCAGTGCATTTTGAGGCATTTTGAATAAAATTGCATCTCAGCTGAGAATCCTGGTACTCTGTACATTGAATTTTTTAACATCTTACATTAAATGACATATGATTTGTAAGCTTCCCTCTGATTTAGTCTCATTTTTCAGGTTTTAATCCGTAGGACAGGAATCCCTATCAGCTTGTCTGTGCTCTATTTAACAATTGCCAGGCAGTTGGGTGTCAGACTCGAGCCAGTCAACTTTCCTAGTCACTTCCTGCTGAGATGGTGTCAAGGGAAAGAAGGGTAAGATTTCTGTGAATTCCATTTGACTTTTGAGAAGACCAATAAACCATTTACCCCCAAGAGGCAGTTTTCCCAGCCTGACACTCTGTTGGCAGAGGGGTCAAGTAAAGCAACCCTCTCTGATGACAAGACGATAAAATAAATCAGGTTGAAAGTTCCTGGTTAAGTattgtttcacatttttttttttttttttttaaccaatgcaAATAGAAAAGTTACTTTAATTCTGAAACAAGAAGTGTTTTCTGAGGTAACCCACAAATGCAGGAGCATCTTGTCCAATATAGATGTATGAGTTTAATTGCTAATTCTGTACATCAGCCAGCAAGTGAAAACGCAACTGTGTAGTCACTCAAAGGGTTCTGAATGGCTACAAACTTCCTGAATAAATGTAACAGTAGTTAAGGTAGCACTTCCGCTTTTCATAATtttacagcttttatttttttaaggaattTCATTTAATCCTTTGTGCAGCACAACTGATAGAAGCTGACGCTACTGTGTCATGTACCACCTGCTCTCTGAATCAGTGTTGATAACTCCTCAAATGACCTAATGATTGGCTATTGGCAGTGATGTTACTCCCAGAAGTACATATTTCAGGGGTAATATTAGTGATCTCATCCAATACAATGAACTTGATTACACAACCCCCTGATGGGTATCTGACTCCCATCCTGACACCATACACTGCCTTGGGCTGCATTGTACAACAATCTCTTGTTAGCCAAACATGGCCTTCAAATATAGCATCAGGTAAAGCAAACTTGAGAACAGTTTGCAAGCTTCTCTGGGGAGAAGAAGCACTGCTGATAAAATAATTTGACTTTTGTAGCCTTTTGCAGCCTTTTGCCATGTGTTTGCAAGAAGGTAAATAAGAGGAAACTAACTGAACTCTATCACTAAAGGAGCTGAGGTACTGACAGTATTCACCTCAAACTTAAACTTTATTTTCTTGGTGTTTCATTAGAAGCACAGACATCTTTGACTACATGTACATAGATGCCTTTGGAAAGGGAAAGCAGCTAACTGTGAAAGAATGCGAGTACCTGATTGGCCACCATGTAACAGAGGAGTTCTATGAAGTGGTTACTTCAAAGGAGGTCTTGCAGCGTATGGTGGGAAACCTCTTAAACCTTGGAAAACGGTAAGGTTTACTTAAACCTCATGAAGAATTTAAAGCCTTACGTAAATGTGGACctgaaaaattctgctttgaTCAGTAATATGCTTCTTTGTGGCAGTCATGAGTGGATTTACGGAGTATAAGCCATACCAGTTATTCACTTGGCCGTTCTGCCCATCATTTCTCATTATTTAGTGACTCTTACAAGAATATTCCTGTAGAGGGAGTATCAGAGAAAGTATTTAGTACAACAGATTTCATACAAGCAAATCAAGGGACTGTTTTTCTGTTAGGGCATATGTTAGAGTTTTCACTATCCTGTAGAGAAAAAGGATCTTCCATTATGATCTGGTGGATTGATCCCACATGATCAACTTCCTGTAGTTACACTGGGGCTGTCATCATTGGACTTGTAATTCTGTTTCTATTTATGAGCacctttcttcattttgtttaagGAGTCTTCACTATTAGTTATAGAagaccaaaaaaccaaaacataaaaGAATTGCTCCAAGCATGAATGAGCAAGGAGAACCATATCATAATCTGAGAGAAAGTAAGCTTGCAACTTGGAGAGTGAATTCTCTGAAAAGGGTCTTGGAACCGTGAGGGGGAAGGAGTAGAGTTTGGTAGAGCAATTTTAGTGCAATTCCTTCCTGGCAGATTAGTGGATGCTGTTAGCAAGAGTGAGCCCCTGGAGCTGCTCCAATTGGATGAGTACCAGTACTGTGTAATGTCTTTACTGATCGTTGTCTCCCAGATGCTGAAGTAATAGGGAAAGGAAATGAAGATTTAACCTTAAAATTGAATTTCTTCTTTGCTGGTAGGGAAAGCACTGATCAGTCCTACCAGCTCTTGAGAGACTCCTTGGATCTGTACCTGGCCATGTATCCGGACAATGTGCAGCATCTAATGCTCCAGGCTAGGTTATACTTCCACCTGGGAATCTGGCCAGAAAAGGTATCCTAACACTTGGTCATATGTTTTATCATAGGGGTAAGCTATAAAAACAGTAGATGATTGATTCTGGGCTACAGTAGCTTGTATTATAGTCAGCCAAGAGCTGTTTCTGTTGTACAAACAATGTAAAGAATTATCACACTTCAAAAATCAATATCTCCGGTATAGAGAAGAGATTTTCCTTTTTGTAGTCATCACTGCATATCTGTGGATAGCCTCTGACCTGAGTCAGAAGTTAGGATTTCCTGcctataattttgttttttttcattttaacttggACTTTCAGGTTCTCTTGATATATCTGGTACTTTACTTCTGCACCAAGGGTGTATGTTTTTAGGTAGACTTAAACAGCCGTAGAGCTGTAAGATACACAAGTGTTTTACCAGTTATAAACTAAAACTGTGTTTTGGTGCTCTCAACCCTTTCCCACTTATTTTCACAATAAAATAACTGCAAAAGGAATCCTAAGCATGAGAATAATGGGGCTGATGCTTCAGTCATGCCAATCAAGGCAGGAGACCAAATAATTTGACAGAGAAAGGACCTGGACATACAAATTGTCTAGGTCACTCAAGCCTTCCATCAAGCTGAGAATAAAGCACATAATTAAGGAAACCAAGTAATTACATTGAGCATGTTATATGCAGCTGCACTGTAACAACTTAGCAAAATTCAAGTCATTATCAGTGAAGGGGGATA is part of the Chelonoidis abingdonii isolate Lonesome George chromosome 22, CheloAbing_2.0, whole genome shotgun sequence genome and harbors:
- the FBXO21 gene encoding F-box only protein 21 isoform X2, with amino-acid sequence MAAAEAGGMGLTDLPGELLELILCSGVLSAADIGRVSCTCRRLREACGARGKVWRERFRRRWPSLLKYYSQTDNVNWLKEYKARHNAGLETRRIVASFSKRFFSEHVPCDGFSDIETLGCPGHFFEDELMSILNMEGRKCLTWKYYAKKILYFLRQQNILKNLKAYLEQPGDQLSFLEGAVLIDQYCNPLSDICLTSVQAQVDDITDKVRKVLRTKNPRHPSLAPKAGEVLIVSDVEFQRQVLDAMNCVLYEQLKYKGNEMDYYNSLNSFIHQVLIRRTGIPISLSVLYLTIARQLGVRLEPVNFPSHFLLRWCQGKEGSTDIFDYMYIDAFGKGKQLTVKECEYLIGHHVTEEFYEVVTSKEVLQRMVGNLLNLGKRESTDQSYQLLRDSLDLYLAMYPDNVQHLMLQARLYFHLGIWPEKVLDILQHVQALDPSQHGAVGYLVQHTLEHIDRRKEEVGPEVKHRSDEKHKDICFSIGLIMKHKREPGI